In Terriglobales bacterium, a genomic segment contains:
- a CDS encoding Crp/Fnr family transcriptional regulator translates to MIDLGTAKAGERTSPEGKAIRNLILLATPKSEYAYLRPHLELVPLPHHSSLHEPRQAPDHVYFPNSGLVSLVVVTRDGRSVETGVIGREGIAGLSSAFGFSRTSQRAVVQVSGDAARIGVQWLLQALPLTPGLQMLLARFAVAQGVQAAQTAACNRLHDVQQRLARWLLMSQDRLNSGFLPITHDFLATMLGTDRPSVSLAARDLQKKQVIDYSRGDLRVIDRKGLEGLSCECYSVLQQLNGEVGLT, encoded by the coding sequence ATGATCGATCTCGGAACTGCAAAAGCCGGCGAGCGCACAAGCCCAGAAGGCAAAGCTATTCGCAACCTGATTCTGCTTGCTACCCCGAAGAGTGAATACGCCTACCTCCGGCCGCACCTGGAATTGGTGCCTTTGCCTCACCACAGCAGCCTGCACGAACCTCGCCAAGCTCCAGACCACGTTTACTTTCCTAACTCTGGATTAGTCTCCCTGGTGGTGGTCACCCGCGATGGTAGATCCGTGGAGACCGGTGTGATCGGAAGAGAGGGTATTGCCGGCCTCTCTTCGGCTTTCGGTTTTTCTCGAACCTCGCAACGCGCGGTGGTTCAAGTCTCCGGTGATGCTGCTCGCATCGGGGTGCAGTGGTTGTTACAGGCACTGCCGCTTACTCCTGGCCTTCAAATGCTGCTTGCCCGCTTTGCTGTGGCACAGGGTGTCCAAGCGGCCCAGACAGCGGCCTGCAATCGCCTTCACGATGTGCAACAGCGGCTTGCCCGCTGGCTCCTGATGAGCCAGGATCGGCTAAATTCGGGGTTTCTGCCCATCACCCACGACTTCCTGGCTACCATGCTGGGCACCGATCGGCCCAGCGTGAGCCTGGCTGCACGCGACCTGCAGAAAAAGCAGGTGATCGACTATAGCCGGGGCGACTTGCGGGTCATCGATCGCAAGGGGCTTGAGGGCCTGTCGTGCGAGTGCTACAGCGTCCTACAGCAGCTGAACGGTGAAGTCGGACTCACCTGA
- a CDS encoding branched-chain amino acid transaminase, giving the protein MPIQKTEHVWHNGKLIRWDDANIHVMSHVVNYGSSVFEGIRCYELPSGPAIFRAAEHMQRLLDSSKIYRIEVSFTRDELVQGMVELIRSNGVWPCYIRPIVLRGYGEAGVNPFNSPTEVYICNYPWGKYLAKGDEGVDVCVSSWTRIAPNTLPAMAKSGANYMNSQLIKMEAIINGYVEGIALDAGGYVSEGSGENLFVVRQGTLYTAPLANSVLPGITRDSVLQLARDLKIPVMEQMIPREMLYIADEVFFSGTAAEVTPIHSVDKIQVGKGMIGPITKTIQKEFYGIVEGRQHDRHNWFTAVPVSAKQTVGV; this is encoded by the coding sequence ATGCCCATTCAGAAGACCGAGCATGTCTGGCACAACGGAAAGCTCATCCGCTGGGATGACGCGAACATCCACGTCATGTCGCACGTGGTGAATTACGGCTCTTCGGTGTTCGAGGGTATCCGTTGTTATGAGCTGCCTAGTGGTCCCGCTATTTTCCGTGCGGCCGAGCACATGCAGCGTTTGCTCGATTCTTCCAAGATCTACCGCATCGAGGTTTCCTTCACCCGCGACGAACTGGTGCAGGGCATGGTGGAGCTGATCCGCAGCAATGGAGTGTGGCCCTGCTATATCCGGCCCATCGTTCTGCGCGGCTATGGCGAAGCGGGCGTGAACCCCTTCAACTCGCCGACCGAGGTCTATATCTGTAATTATCCCTGGGGAAAATATCTTGCCAAGGGCGACGAGGGCGTGGACGTCTGCGTCTCCTCCTGGACCCGGATCGCGCCGAACACCTTGCCGGCGATGGCGAAGTCAGGCGCCAATTACATGAACTCGCAGCTGATCAAGATGGAAGCCATCATCAACGGCTATGTCGAGGGCATTGCGCTTGATGCCGGCGGCTATGTCAGCGAAGGTTCAGGCGAAAATCTTTTTGTTGTCCGCCAGGGAACCCTCTACACGGCTCCATTGGCCAATTCCGTGCTGCCGGGCATCACCCGCGATTCGGTTCTGCAGTTAGCACGCGACCTGAAGATCCCGGTAATGGAACAGATGATTCCGCGCGAAATGCTCTATATCGCCGACGAAGTGTTCTTCAGCGGCACGGCAGCAGAGGTGACGCCAATCCATTCCGTGGATAAGATTCAAGTGGGCAAGGGCATGATCGGGCCGATCACTAAGACGATTCAGAAGGAGTTTTACGGGATCGTCGAAGGACGCCAGCACGACCGGCACAATTGGTTCACAGCGGTTCCGGTCAGCGCGAAGCAGACTGTGGGCGTATAG
- a CDS encoding putative glycoside hydrolase, whose protein sequence is MSRTLRLSALAALICSLFIAVLVIAVPHYRLVAASSPAAKAGSGRANSTEFKTVSATTTTPASPAAPVLPPGSILFTAKRGQTMDTLVHLYLSQSTFMTGSEFREAVRSANANLAHSAYFKADEQIIVPGMDITNWSEKSIPVPKDYEVRAIYLTGTMAGSQKGVNLVREWRKAGGNAVVFDVKDSDGIINIPFEHKLAPTGHKPVISNLPKYTHFLHGLHMHAIARIAIFRDQWMAENRSQLAVHSRRTGQPWRENGKLVWLDPSNPDYQDYIIALARHAAEAGVDEIQFDYVRFPAEGDQKDAKFAFEATHPDWKRADVIADFLTRAYAELHQDGVLVSLDVFGVMAWQRPIDLSHTGQDIVRMAKACDILSPMIYPSHFFGMDGYKLPGDAPEHFISESMNRFGLITKDSGVVLRPWLQAFAWRTKTYSPVYIETQVAVAKDKGGIGFLFWNARNDYSKPFAAMPDMRSNKNGKFLRGDELPGNQAKAAVKIKASS, encoded by the coding sequence ATGTCCAGGACCCTACGGCTGTCGGCCCTTGCGGCCCTTATCTGTTCACTGTTTATCGCTGTACTGGTGATTGCGGTACCACATTACCGGCTGGTAGCAGCTTCCAGTCCGGCCGCCAAAGCAGGATCGGGACGCGCCAACTCTACTGAGTTCAAGACCGTTTCCGCGACGACGACCACTCCTGCCTCTCCGGCAGCTCCAGTTCTACCGCCGGGCAGCATTCTCTTCACTGCCAAACGTGGACAGACCATGGACACTCTGGTCCACCTCTATCTGTCGCAGAGCACATTCATGACCGGATCGGAGTTCCGCGAGGCGGTCCGCTCTGCCAATGCGAACCTGGCGCACAGCGCTTATTTCAAGGCGGACGAGCAAATCATTGTGCCTGGGATGGACATCACGAACTGGTCGGAAAAATCGATCCCGGTACCTAAGGATTACGAAGTACGCGCCATCTATCTCACCGGCACGATGGCGGGCAGCCAGAAGGGCGTTAACCTGGTGCGCGAGTGGCGTAAGGCGGGCGGCAATGCTGTGGTGTTCGACGTGAAAGACAGCGACGGCATCATCAATATTCCATTCGAGCACAAGCTGGCGCCCACCGGGCATAAGCCGGTGATCAGCAATCTTCCCAAGTACACGCATTTCCTGCATGGGCTGCACATGCATGCCATCGCCCGTATTGCCATCTTCCGCGATCAATGGATGGCGGAGAACCGCAGTCAGCTGGCAGTGCATTCGCGCCGCACCGGCCAACCCTGGCGAGAAAATGGAAAGCTGGTCTGGCTGGATCCGTCGAATCCGGACTATCAGGATTACATCATCGCGCTGGCTCGGCATGCGGCCGAAGCTGGCGTAGACGAGATTCAGTTTGATTACGTGCGCTTCCCTGCCGAGGGTGATCAGAAAGACGCGAAGTTTGCTTTTGAGGCGACGCATCCGGATTGGAAGCGCGCGGACGTGATTGCCGACTTCCTGACTCGCGCTTACGCTGAGCTGCACCAGGACGGCGTGCTGGTTTCGCTGGATGTTTTCGGCGTGATGGCCTGGCAGCGGCCGATCGATCTCTCGCATACCGGACAGGACATCGTGCGCATGGCGAAGGCGTGCGACATTCTATCGCCTATGATCTACCCCTCTCACTTCTTCGGCATGGATGGCTACAAGCTGCCGGGTGATGCGCCCGAGCACTTCATCTCCGAGTCTATGAACCGCTTCGGCCTGATCACCAAGGATTCCGGCGTTGTGCTGCGCCCGTGGTTGCAGGCCTTTGCCTGGCGGACCAAGACCTATTCACCTGTTTACATCGAGACGCAGGTTGCCGTGGCCAAGGATAAGGGCGGGATAGGTTTCTTGTTCTGGAACGCCCGCAACGATTACAGCAAACCTTTTGCCGCGATGCCTGATATGCGCAGCAACAAGAATGGAAAATTTTTGCGCGGAGATGAGTTGCCGGGAAACCAAGCCAAGGCAGCGGTGAAGATCAAGGCCAGCAGTTAG